Within Aspergillus oryzae RIB40 DNA, chromosome 2, the genomic segment ACACCTGTCCAGATTCTCTACGGGTTGCTCAACAGGACACGTGACTTAGGATCCTAGGTCTCAAACAACAGTGTCATCATGGCCCAGTTTGAAAGGACTTCACTTTCGCTTATTAGACTTTATGCTAGTTTGTCGCCTCTATGAGATCGTCGCATGAAAGTCATTTGGTTGGCAACATGTGCTTTCCGGAAGTGGTTTCCGATTCCATTATGCCAAATCACTTTCTGATGTAAATATGCCATGTTACACTTGGAACGTGCAGCTTATTCTCAGGGTGGCTACTTGATAAGTTTTGATTCCCCACACGTTGGCAAAAGCCATGTATATATTGAGAATTGCCATGAAGGCAGTCGACACCTCCACCCGATCAGCCGAGGTTCGCCATAGTCGCATCGGGTAAGGCGGTCATGCGTCGCACCAATCTGTGGACTTACATATAGTAGTAACACATCAACTGTAAGCCGGATTAGCTTATCCCCTATTCCACTCTCCTGCTTATAGATATCCAGAGGAACAATCCCTCGAGGTCATCACCCTAATCCCCCTTACCTCAATTCCTACCAGATTGCCACCATGCTACCCGATAGAAGCGACGACGATCCCCAGCTGGTGGCCTCCCCACCAACATTTGCCGAGCTGATGGCTCTAAAGCAACTCGATAGCCCCAGCCACCTACACGGTATCTCCTCTGATGAGCCTGAAAAGATTGAGCGCTTCCAATCGCTCGCATCCCCGTATCCACCGGGTGAGGGCAAAATGGCCTTTGGTGGACACGTCTATGCGCAGTCCGCATACGCAGCATCAAAGACTGTAGAGAAAGGCTTTGTGATCCACGTAAGGTCCCTAGCTACCCATGCCCATTCTTAAAGGCAGATCGGACTGACATTAATCAGGATATGACTGGCACATTCATCTTGGCGGGCCGGTTAGATGTTCCGTATGTGTACACAGTGCGCCATGTGAGAGATGGCAAGATGTACTGTACTCGTGCAGTAGACGCCCGGCAAGAAGGCAAAGTTTGCTTCTCGTGCTTATGCTCATTTAAAAGGGATGAAGGGCCAGAGACGTTTGCACATCAGCCTCCTTCAGCACAGGAGCGCTTCAAGTCCATTCTCCAAGCGAAACGCGTGGAAGATCAAATCGTCAGTCCTAGTGTGGATGCCGACTGGTGGATCGAAGTGGTTGAACAAGGGGGTGTCACGGAGCGGGAGTTCCCGGGGTTAGATATGCGCAAGACCGATATGCAGGGGTACAACCTTACCGAGGATATAAAGCAGAACCCTGAGAAGTATCGCCAACTTCATCAGTACTCGCTCAAAGGATCGCCTCAAGATTCTACGGTTTCGGTCAGCAGGGAAGAACTGAAGGTTAAAGAGCAGTCAGGGGAATATGATAACCTATACGCATGTGCACATATGTATGCGAGCGACAGAAACTCTTTGCTGTTGATACCGCGCGCTCTGGGGCACAAGAACTGGACTGCAATGGCTAGCTTGACTCTCACAGTGATCTTTCACCAGCGTGGTAATGCTCTAAGGATGATTGATTGGGATGCAGTGTCGAGCCACGATGGCACGGATCTGCCGAAAAAGTGGTTCGTGCAAGAGGGGTGGACACCTCGTTCTGGTGAGAACCGGGCGATTCATGAGAGCTGGCTCTGGAGCCCGGATGGAAAACTGGTGGCTACCAGTTATCAAGATAGTCTGTTGAGACTCAGAAAACACGACCGAGAAGGGAAGTTATGATGTGGCctgtata encodes:
- a CDS encoding acyl-CoA thioesterase (predicted protein) gives rise to the protein MLPDRSDDDPQLVASPPTFAELMALKQLDSPSHLHGISSDEPEKIERFQSLASPYPPGEGKMAFGGHVYAQSAYAASKTVEKGFVIHDMTGTFILAGRLDVPYVYTVRHVRDGKMYCTRAVDARQEGKVCFSCLCSFKRDEGPETFAHQPPSAQERFKSILQAKRVEDQIVSPSVDADWWIEVVEQGGVTEREFPGLDMRKTDMQGYNLTEDIKQNPEKYRQLHQYSLKGSPQDSTVSVSREELKVKEQSGEYDNLYACAHMYASDRNSLLLIPRALGHKNWTAMASLTLTVIFHQRGNALRMIDWDAVSSHDGTDLPKKWFVQEGWTPRSGENRAIHESWLWSPDGKLVATSYQDSLLRLRKHDREGKL